The sequence TGGATGTGCTGGAAAAGGCACAGGCAGGCATGATCAAAATATTAACAGGGCTTACTGAGTAGTCTGACCATTGATGCTGAGATGCAACTAGTTTGATGAAATATAAATAGCAGATAGTGCTGATCAATTTTTTTTGATAAAAATGTTACATTTGCTACATTGAATTCAAAACGTAAAGTTTCTTTAAATAAATAACCATTTTTTAAAGCAAACTTTAATAGTATTAATCTAAGCATTTCCCTATGGTCTCATCGGATTAACGGGTACTTATAATTATTATAAGATAGCTAAATTTAAGGAGGAAGCATGAAATTAGGTTTCTTAGTTGACCTTAACCTATGTATGGGTTGTAAAGGTTGTGAGGTTGCTTGTAAAGTGGAAAATGAAGTTCCATTGAGTACTTGGCGTTTACGTGTAAAATATATTGATATCGGGACATTCCCGGATACTGCAAGATCTTTTACACCATTACGTTGTAACCATTGTGAAAACGCACCTTGTGAGCGTATCTGTCCGGTATCGGCATTACACTATTTAGAGAATGGTATTGTAAACGTTGACAGTGAGAGATGTATCGGTTGTGCTGGTTGTATGATGGCATGTCCTTATGGAGCGATCTATATGGACCCTGAAACAAATACAGCAGACAAATGTACTTACTGTGCGCACCGTATCGAGAGCGGTATGATGCCAGCATGTGTGGTTGCATGTCCTGTTGAAGCCAATATCTTTGGTGACCTTGATGATGACCATAGTCATATTTCACTGTATATTATGGAACATCAAGGTGGTGTACAAGTACGTAAACCAGAAAAACATACGAATCCGACACACTTCTATGTGGGTGGCGGTAACCAAACATTGAATCCTCTTGCACATCAGAGAATTGAAGGGTACAACCTATTTAACAATGTGACACACCTTGAACATGTTGGTGATCCAAACCATGGCGTTATAGATAGATTCCTTGCTCCATTTGTTGGACATGAAAAGACAGATAATAACAGTTTCTTAGATTTCGACAACACAGCACATGAACAAGAGGGAGGTCACTAATATGGTAGAAAGTTCAATTCACGCAACTCAAGCAGTTGTTACATTAGACGTCGCACTTCCAGGTATCATTTGGGGATGGATGATTACGCTTAATATGTGGGCAAAAAGTATTGGTACAGGTGTAATCTTCTTAGGTGCGTTCCTTCTTTATAGACATAAAAAAGAAGATATGCCAAACTTAAGATGGATCATGCCAGTGTTATCATTTGTATTTTTAAATATATTCTTACTCTTTACATTGACAGATCTTCACCAGCCGTACAGAATGGTAAATATTTTCTTACATCCACACTGGACATCAGCAATTACAGTTGGAGCATGGATGGCTTCATTGTTCCTCTTGCTTATTACTGTGATGTTGGTCATCGGTGTTGCAGACGCATTCCCAGGTCTTGGTGGTAAGAAATGTAAACTTACAGCAATGGCTAGAAATAACTCTGCTGTATATGAGAAGATCTTTCCATTTGTAGTATTTTTAGCTATTCCGGTGACACTTTATACTGCGATTATCATGGCAGAATCAAGTGCAAGAGAGTTATGGCAGGCACCTGCAGAAGTAATGCAAATGATGTGGGCAGCTCTTATGGCCGGTTCATCTGCACTTATTTTTGTATCAAACTCATGGACGAAAGAGGCTAGAAAAGATTTGGCTTTAATTCTTGCAATTGCTACATTCTTCTCTTTCATGATGTATATGGGTGAGTATTTCTTCTCATTCAAATCATCTGAAGCTGAAGCTACTCTTGCCTATGTACATGCTGGCGGTGAGTACAATATTGAGTTCTGGTTTGGTATGGTTCTAGGATTTATCATCCCGTTCTTTATCGCTATGGGCAATATGAAAAATGAGAATAAAACGCTGCTTAGATTTGCAGCTATATTGGCATTGGTTGGACTATACATGGCAAAAGATGTATGGCTTAAAATTCCACAAATGCTTCCGTTGAGTTAAGGAGAGATATATGACAAAATCAATGAATAATGAAAATCCTGCTTTTATCGAAAGCAGAAGAAGTTTCCTTAAAGGTACAGCATACTCTGTAGCAGGT is a genomic window of Sulfurovum sp. XGS-02 containing:
- the nrfD gene encoding NrfD/PsrC family molybdoenzyme membrane anchor subunit, with the protein product MVESSIHATQAVVTLDVALPGIIWGWMITLNMWAKSIGTGVIFLGAFLLYRHKKEDMPNLRWIMPVLSFVFLNIFLLFTLTDLHQPYRMVNIFLHPHWTSAITVGAWMASLFLLLITVMLVIGVADAFPGLGGKKCKLTAMARNNSAVYEKIFPFVVFLAIPVTLYTAIIMAESSARELWQAPAEVMQMMWAALMAGSSALIFVSNSWTKEARKDLALILAIATFFSFMMYMGEYFFSFKSSEAEATLAYVHAGGEYNIEFWFGMVLGFIIPFFIAMGNMKNENKTLLRFAAILALVGLYMAKDVWLKIPQMLPLS
- a CDS encoding 4Fe-4S dicluster domain-containing protein, which codes for MKLGFLVDLNLCMGCKGCEVACKVENEVPLSTWRLRVKYIDIGTFPDTARSFTPLRCNHCENAPCERICPVSALHYLENGIVNVDSERCIGCAGCMMACPYGAIYMDPETNTADKCTYCAHRIESGMMPACVVACPVEANIFGDLDDDHSHISLYIMEHQGGVQVRKPEKHTNPTHFYVGGGNQTLNPLAHQRIEGYNLFNNVTHLEHVGDPNHGVIDRFLAPFVGHEKTDNNSFLDFDNTAHEQEGGH